The proteins below come from a single Vidua chalybeata isolate OUT-0048 chromosome 1, bVidCha1 merged haplotype, whole genome shotgun sequence genomic window:
- the LOC128788736 gene encoding vacuolar protein sorting-associated protein 16 homolog produces the protein MSIYTANWNPLGEETFYRKLELYSMEWGLREDLRDCVVAAAPYGGPIALLRNSRRDKTPGARPLLEIYSASGLLLASVPWKSGHLVHLGWTAGEDLLCIQEDGTVLVYNLFCEFKRHFSMGNEVLQNHVLEAQVFHTEFGMGVAILTGALRFSLATNIDDLKLRRLPEVPGLQKPPPCWAVLAQDRVTMVLLAMGQELFLLDNTSCSVLTPPGLSPSAGPFLRVAVSFTHRHLALFSDSGTVWMGTASLKEKFCEFHTGVRSPPKQMVWCTRPRSRQRAVVLAWERQLMVVGNSSECIRFVLDEDSFLVPELDGVRILSRSSHEFLHEIPEASQEIFRIASMAPGALLLEIYNSVTQEKKTD, from the coding sequence ATGAGTATTTACACGGCCAACTGGAACCCGCTGGGCGAGGAGACCTTCTACCGGAAGCTGGAGCTCTACTCCATGGAATGGGGGCTGCGGGAGGACCTGCGGGACTGCGTGGTGGCCGCTGCCCCGTATGGGGGTCCCATAGCTCTGCTGAGGAATTCCCGGCGGGACAAGACCCCCGGCGCCCGCCCGCTCCTGGAGATCTACTCGGCctcggggctgctcctggccagtGTCCCGTGGAAGAGCGGCCACCTGGTGCACCTGGGCTGGACAGCGGGGGAGGACCTGCTGTGCATCCAGGAGGACGGGACTGTCCTGGTCTACAACCTGTTCTGCGAGTTCAAGCGGCACTTCAGCATGGGAAACGAGGTGCTGCAGAACCACGTGCTGGAGGCGCAGGTTTTCCACACGGAGTTCGGGATGGGCGTGGCCATCCTGACGGGAGCGCTGCGCTTCTCCCTCGCCACCAACATCGACGACCTCAAGCTGCGCCGCCTGCCCGAGGTGCCTGGGCTGCAGAAGCCCCCGCCGTGCTGGGCCGTGCTGGCCCAGGACAGGGTGACCATGGTGCTGCTGGCCATGGGACAGGAGCTCTTCCTGCTGGACAACACCTCCTGCTCCGTGCTGACGCCCCCCGGGCTGAGCCCCTCGGCGGGGCCATTCCTGCGCGTGGCCGTGTCCTTCACCCACCGGCACCTCGCCCTCTTCTCCGACTCCGGCACCGTCTGGATGGGAACGGCCTCGCTCAAGGAGAAGTTCTGTGAGTTCCACACCGGCGTGCGCTCCCCGCCCAAGCAGATGGTTTGGTGCACGCGGCCCCGCAGCCGGCAGCGAGCCGTGGTGCTGGCCTGGGAGCGGCAGCTGATGGTGGTGGGCAACTCCTCGGAGTGCATCCGCTTTGTCCTGGATGAGGATTCCTTCCTGGTGCCCGAGCTGGACGGGGTCCGCATCCTGTCCCGCAGCTCCCACGAGTTCCTGCACGAGATCCCAGAGGCCAGCCAGGAGATTTTCCGCATCGCCTCCATGGCTCCGGGcgctctgctgctggagattTACAATTCAGttacacaagagaaaaaaacagactaa